A single window of Hylaeus volcanicus isolate JK05 chromosome 8, UHH_iyHylVolc1.0_haploid, whole genome shotgun sequence DNA harbors:
- the LOC128881312 gene encoding protein APCDD1-like isoform X1 → MLSLIGVSILCLFTGLGCTHLLEVERDEDRCDTIMKEIASEDRATVTDDTPARLHSTWLSEECEIRAGPEYIVRKYSFFANGTFLLLRFYYAEESCSIATYTVVARGSIEITSASVTVPGATEANVRLDSIRLVPFNRQVVHKFERRLNASCGGIETKWRMFTAQLIYERREIDGSSNASFQDHGLNSNSFQSRLPRPRNRGSLECLEYLGIEFTELGLLRVEKRRFDSADADGTRTKVELLLGEVGRNGRSVKQGVGARRPNRFQSAALLRADTAFGCLTCGSVLRGSEYNPPLFHQAPSLPAVIDGIWLSIRCESVDEGFWSRRFFRIYSGGNRWSARWTYYTDSACSIPLHTVIVAGTYVQRAVRRKRDDDHSSITIDREGARLWRARRPLTPESSGPSITSRGTWREKPDVVRTESVSFRKDTALLSGTTELELRVIESRSVPVDKTVWTRCSTAAKRTATGSSWSKNCVPRTVEAPAVLTFKARIGLDWNEEYILLLAPWKDELWEAPLRRCSGTISQRYFRANSDLPESLQGRQFQTETHNQLLKRQGRYWFPSSTTSCLSTSSSLVYLAIVHLLPKLHYA, encoded by the exons aTGTTGTCGTTGATCGGTGTCTCTATTCTTTGTTTGTTTACGG GTCTAGGTTGTACTCATCTTCTAGAAGTGGAAAGGGACGAGGATCGATGCGACACGATCATGAAAGAAATTGCATCCGAAGACAGAGCAACCGTAACGGATGACACACCGGCCAGGTTGCATTCGACTTGGTTATCGGAAGA ATGCGAAATACGCGCGGGACCCGAATACATCGTAAGGAAATACAGTTTCTTCGCGAACGGCACGTTCCTTTTGCTACGATTCTATTACGCTGAAGAGTCATGCAGCATCGCAACGTACACCGTCGTGGCTCGTGGATCTATCGAAAtcacgtcggcgtcggtcaCGGTTCCTGGTGCCACCGAAGCCAACGTTCGGCTGGACTCGATTCGCTTGGTACCGTTTAACAGACAG GTCGTTCACAAATTTGAACGCAGACTAAACGCGAGTTGCGGTGGGATCGAAACTAAATGGCGTATGTTCACGGCGCAACTGATCTACGAACGACGGGAGATCGATGGATCGTCGAATGCTAGTTTTCAGGATCACGGTTTGAACTCGAATTCCTTTCAAAGTCGCTTGCCACGGCCCAGAAACAGAGGTTCGTTGGAATGTCTGGAATACCTCGGCATCGAATTCACCGAGCTCGGATTGCTTCGAGTCGAGAAAAGACGCTTCGATTCAGCCGACGCGGACGGGACGCGAACGAAAGTCGAATTATTGCTTGGCGAGGTGGGTCGAAACGGACGTTCCGTGAAACAGGGTGTAGGAGCACGAAGACCTAATCGGTTCCAATCAGCAGCTTTGCTGCGCGCTGATACG GCTTTCGGATGCCTGACCTGTGGAAGCGTGTTGCGCGGTTCGGAGTACAATCCACCTCTGTTTCATCAAGCGCCATCGCTTCCGGCGGTGATCGACGGCATCTGGCTGAGCATCAGATGCGAAAGCGTCGACGAGGGTTTCTGGTCCAGGAGATTCTTTCGCATTTATTCAGGCGGTAACCGGTGGTCCGCGCGTTGGACTTACTACACCGACTCCGCGTGCTCGATTCCTCTGCATACGGTCATCGTAGCTGGCACTTACGTTCAACGGGCGGTCAGACGGAAACGAGACGACGACCATTCGAGTATCACGATCGATCGCGAAGGCGCTCGACTCTGGAGGGCTCGGAGACCTCTAACTCCAGAATCGAGTGGACCTTCGATTACATCGCGTGGCACTTGGCGAGAGAAACCGGATGTGGTTCGAACGGAGtccgtttcttttcgaaaagaCACCGCGCTGCTCTCTGGAACGACCGAATTGGAGTTACGAGTCATCGAGAGTAGGTCAGTTCCTGTCGACAAGACGGTGTGGACACGTTGCTCGACGGCTGCGAAAAGAACGGCAACGGGAAGCTCGTGGTCGAAAAATTGCGTACCTCGAACCGTCGAGGCTCCAGCGGTTCTGACGTTTAAGGCGAGGATAGGTTTGGATTGGAACGAAGAGTATATTCTGCTGCTAGCACCGTGGAAAGACGAACTCTGGGAGGCGCCTCTTCGTCGATGCTCTGGGACAATTTCGCAACGTTACTTTCGAGCAAACAGTGATCTACCCGAATCTCTCCAAGGACGACAATTTCAGACTGAAACGCATAATCAGTTACTTAAACGACAGGGTCGATATTGGTTTCCCTCTTCGACCACCTCTTGCCTTTCAACGAGTAGTTCGTTGGTCTATCTTGCGATAGTACATTTGCTACCGAAGTTGCACTATGCTTAA
- the LOC128881312 gene encoding protein APCDD1-like isoform X2 has protein sequence MKEIASEDRATVTDDTPARLHSTWLSEECEIRAGPEYIVRKYSFFANGTFLLLRFYYAEESCSIATYTVVARGSIEITSASVTVPGATEANVRLDSIRLVPFNRQVVHKFERRLNASCGGIETKWRMFTAQLIYERREIDGSSNASFQDHGLNSNSFQSRLPRPRNRGSLECLEYLGIEFTELGLLRVEKRRFDSADADGTRTKVELLLGEVGRNGRSVKQGVGARRPNRFQSAALLRADTAFGCLTCGSVLRGSEYNPPLFHQAPSLPAVIDGIWLSIRCESVDEGFWSRRFFRIYSGGNRWSARWTYYTDSACSIPLHTVIVAGTYVQRAVRRKRDDDHSSITIDREGARLWRARRPLTPESSGPSITSRGTWREKPDVVRTESVSFRKDTALLSGTTELELRVIESRSVPVDKTVWTRCSTAAKRTATGSSWSKNCVPRTVEAPAVLTFKARIGLDWNEEYILLLAPWKDELWEAPLRRCSGTISQRYFRANSDLPESLQGRQFQTETHNQLLKRQGRYWFPSSTTSCLSTSSSLVYLAIVHLLPKLHYA, from the exons ATGAAAGAAATTGCATCCGAAGACAGAGCAACCGTAACGGATGACACACCGGCCAGGTTGCATTCGACTTGGTTATCGGAAGA ATGCGAAATACGCGCGGGACCCGAATACATCGTAAGGAAATACAGTTTCTTCGCGAACGGCACGTTCCTTTTGCTACGATTCTATTACGCTGAAGAGTCATGCAGCATCGCAACGTACACCGTCGTGGCTCGTGGATCTATCGAAAtcacgtcggcgtcggtcaCGGTTCCTGGTGCCACCGAAGCCAACGTTCGGCTGGACTCGATTCGCTTGGTACCGTTTAACAGACAG GTCGTTCACAAATTTGAACGCAGACTAAACGCGAGTTGCGGTGGGATCGAAACTAAATGGCGTATGTTCACGGCGCAACTGATCTACGAACGACGGGAGATCGATGGATCGTCGAATGCTAGTTTTCAGGATCACGGTTTGAACTCGAATTCCTTTCAAAGTCGCTTGCCACGGCCCAGAAACAGAGGTTCGTTGGAATGTCTGGAATACCTCGGCATCGAATTCACCGAGCTCGGATTGCTTCGAGTCGAGAAAAGACGCTTCGATTCAGCCGACGCGGACGGGACGCGAACGAAAGTCGAATTATTGCTTGGCGAGGTGGGTCGAAACGGACGTTCCGTGAAACAGGGTGTAGGAGCACGAAGACCTAATCGGTTCCAATCAGCAGCTTTGCTGCGCGCTGATACG GCTTTCGGATGCCTGACCTGTGGAAGCGTGTTGCGCGGTTCGGAGTACAATCCACCTCTGTTTCATCAAGCGCCATCGCTTCCGGCGGTGATCGACGGCATCTGGCTGAGCATCAGATGCGAAAGCGTCGACGAGGGTTTCTGGTCCAGGAGATTCTTTCGCATTTATTCAGGCGGTAACCGGTGGTCCGCGCGTTGGACTTACTACACCGACTCCGCGTGCTCGATTCCTCTGCATACGGTCATCGTAGCTGGCACTTACGTTCAACGGGCGGTCAGACGGAAACGAGACGACGACCATTCGAGTATCACGATCGATCGCGAAGGCGCTCGACTCTGGAGGGCTCGGAGACCTCTAACTCCAGAATCGAGTGGACCTTCGATTACATCGCGTGGCACTTGGCGAGAGAAACCGGATGTGGTTCGAACGGAGtccgtttcttttcgaaaagaCACCGCGCTGCTCTCTGGAACGACCGAATTGGAGTTACGAGTCATCGAGAGTAGGTCAGTTCCTGTCGACAAGACGGTGTGGACACGTTGCTCGACGGCTGCGAAAAGAACGGCAACGGGAAGCTCGTGGTCGAAAAATTGCGTACCTCGAACCGTCGAGGCTCCAGCGGTTCTGACGTTTAAGGCGAGGATAGGTTTGGATTGGAACGAAGAGTATATTCTGCTGCTAGCACCGTGGAAAGACGAACTCTGGGAGGCGCCTCTTCGTCGATGCTCTGGGACAATTTCGCAACGTTACTTTCGAGCAAACAGTGATCTACCCGAATCTCTCCAAGGACGACAATTTCAGACTGAAACGCATAATCAGTTACTTAAACGACAGGGTCGATATTGGTTTCCCTCTTCGACCACCTCTTGCCTTTCAACGAGTAGTTCGTTGGTCTATCTTGCGATAGTACATTTGCTACCGAAGTTGCACTATGCTTAA
- the LOC128881311 gene encoding nucleolar protein 11 yields the protein MAKLYSYYTLCPLIDQQNLLGVERDSESGCAIVTLGRNIVIRYKLQDPKQLSSWTSKDRLTTQVIYDETTHRYAAIFNEKKIRLWSEKETDLNNIKGYKFQSPLHTILTLETCPPVLVRKDGATALLEWAVQNRKSWSKDGILGVNERIFDCHLIRTGNKINLCLLTETNGMYNCMVVKLNDKTYAKDVDRARRIDLKRKSEELVGHTVLQTKNKACLLTLWSHGRLYSHSLTETNNESNLNTLIGIISNIDTKHPVVMTPLNEATIAVYGADASEEGAVLMIYNVQFKLVQDTQKLKLYTRDAKLWKIEDKLLLAANRHLAIAPYHLAPQRIATLLGSSLRFKTGDDAEEDDEIVVIQESTVAQWEKNDSTFVKQSVEPAPVKLSKQISSYVNEGLSDAAIQEILIPQLIETKDVEGIVWCLNTFKDLPEKLLIDLLIFSLRSSDSTFLPLQNGTVNNHFATKKFYSRNEFLDKIFSLTYSDVSLSSYLKSGLNFDEILRLLQYLAQKLDNQEDFFNYIAQQPTDKQLYEWSSLLLESHYQHYVLSRDPEVLMLLNKLSSVLDDHLRLFKDMENLRPILKRTINGKSSKLLQKNRNKFYAIEEIKLY from the exons ATGGCAAAACTTTATTCGTACTATACGCTCTGTCCGCTTATCGATCAACAAAATTTGCTTGGTGTCGAAAGAGATTCGGAAAGTGGCTGTGCAATTGTAACGTTAGGAAGGAATATTGTCATTCGATATAAG CTACAGGATCCAAAGCAATTGAGCAGTTGGACGAGTAAAGATCGATTAACAACACAAGTTATTTACGATGAAACGACTCACCGATATGCAGCGAtatttaacgaaaagaaaatacgtCTTTGGTCCGAGAAAGAAAcagatttaaataacattaagGGTTACAAGTTTCAATCTCCCTTGCACACTATTCTTACTCTTGAAACTTGTCCTCCTGTGTTAGTTCGCAAAGATGGTGCTACTGCTTTGTTAGAATGGGCTGTACAAAACAGAAAGTCTTGGTCCAAGGATGGGATATTAGGTGTGAATGAAAGAATTTTCGATTGTCATTTGATTCGCACCggcaacaaaattaatttgtgtcTCTTAACTGAAACCAACGGAATGTATAATTGCATGGTGGTTAAACTTAATGACAAAACTTATGCCAAGGATGTGGACCGTGCAAGGAGGATAGACTTGAAGAGGAAATCAGAGGAGTTGGTTGGTCATACGGTACTTCAAACCAAAAACAAAGCATGTCTGTTAACATTAT GGTCACATGGTAGACTGTATAGTCATTCTTTGAcagaaacaaataatgaatctaatttaaatacattgatcggtattatttctaatattgATACCAAGCATCCAGTAGTTATGACTCCTTTAAATGAAGCCACTATAGCAGTTTATGGGGCTGATGCTTCAGAAGAAGGTGCTGTATTAATGATCTACAATGTGCAATTCAAATTGGTACAAGACACACAAAAACTGAAACTTTATACAAGAGATgcaaaattatggaaaattgAGGACAAATTACTGCTTGCTGCAAATAGACATTTAGCAATTGCACCTTACCATCTGGCTCCTCAAAGGATAGCTACTTTACTTGGTTCATCTTTACGTTTCAAAACCGGCGATGATGCCGAGGAAGACGACGAAATCGTCGTAATACAGGAATCAACGGTAGCTCAATGGGAAAAGAATGATTCAACTTTCGTTAAACAATCGGTTGAACCAGCTCCTGTAAAACTTTCAAAACAAATATCCTCTTACGTTAACGAAGGGTTAAGCGATGCCGCAATACAAGAAATATTGATTCCACAGTTGATAGAAACAAAAGATGTCGAAGGAATCGTGTGgtgtttaaatacttttaaggaCTTGCCTGAAAAGTTACTGATCGATCTTTTGATCTTCTCACTGCGGAGTTCCGATAGTACATTTTTACCATTGCAAAACGGTACAGTCAACAATCATTTCGCTACcaaaaagttttattcgagaaacgaatttctcgataaaatCTTTAGTCTCACTTATTCCGATGTTTCTTTATCGTCGTATCTGAAAAGTGGtttaaatttcgatgaaatactAAGACTTTTGCAATACTTGGCACAAAAATTAGACAATCAAGAAGATTTTTTCAACTATATCGCGCAACAGCCTACGGATAAACAATTATACGAGTGGTCTAGTCTTTTGTTAGAATCTCACTATCAGCATTACGTATTGTCGCGAGATCCAGAAGTGTTGATGCTTCTTAACAAACTTAGTAGTGTTTTAGACGATCAC CTACGGCTCTTTAAGGATATGGAAAATTTGAGGCCAATATTAAAAAGGACTATTAACGGCAAATCATCGAAACTGTTACAAAAGAATCGTAATAAGTTTTACGCGATAGAGGAAATTAAGCTTTACTAA